GGATGACCGGCTTACAGGACTCAATCACGGGGCGGACGACTATATTGCCAAACCATTCGTCGGAGATGAAGTGGTGGCACGTGTCAAAGCAGTTTTGAGACGGGCTGGAACGCAGACATCGCCTGTAAAGAGTTTCGGTAAGTTGGAGGTCGACATCATCGGTCATCGAGTGAAGGTGGATGGGGAAGAAGTGACGCTGACACCAAGGGATCTTTCTTTAGTCACTTTTCTTGCGGAGCACCCTAATCAGACATTTACACGAGACCAGCTTATAGAGAAAGTGTGGGGATGGGAGTACGAGGGTAGTGACCGTGCCGTCGATGTCAGTATCAAGCGCATCCGTCATGCTTTGAAGAGCTGGCCTTCTTCGGAAGGGGAAATACGCACGCTGCGCGGGTTAGGATATCAGCTCAGTGTTTACTGAAAAGAAAGTGCCGTTACAGCGTTATTGGACGACCAGGTATGTGTGGACGCTTGTCATCGGATTATTCGTAATCGGGATCATATCGGTCGCCTGGATCCGCCATCAGACGATGGATAATCGCCTGAGTATGATGCAATTCGTTGCCGAACAGACGGCCGGCCGCCTGGTGAATGATGGACAGGTCCAGCCGCAGGAAGAGGAAGACGTCGTCATTCAAGGCAGGGAAGACTTCATGAACATGGACAGCCGTCCTGATTTGTACGTCGTTG
This sequence is a window from Bacillus sp. SB49. Protein-coding genes within it:
- a CDS encoding response regulator transcription factor: MSKIMIVEDEMPISQVLKAYLKKAGFETIQVFRGDEVLDTFQSASPDLVILDVMLPGKNGWDLLTDIRKESECPVIMLTALSEVDDRLTGLNHGADDYIAKPFVGDEVVARVKAVLRRAGTQTSPVKSFGKLEVDIIGHRVKVDGEEVTLTPRDLSLVTFLAEHPNQTFTRDQLIEKVWGWEYEGSDRAVDVSIKRIRHALKSWPSSEGEIRTLRGLGYQLSVY